In a genomic window of Acidilobus saccharovorans 345-15:
- a CDS encoding pelota family protein, whose translation MEVRLLDSKARYIEVLPRSEEDLWTLAMTLRQGDLIRTVVTRDVSGRDAKSKERRPIEVLLRVENVEFQPFTGALRIFGVIEEGPDRFGVKGKHQSAYIGLNQWVTLIRDGGWSQRIIEKLRASGPRGKAIILAVDYESYALAVLTPVGLRVLYENPLSLGSKDDPRREANLEEAIDRIANELVEQASKESANVVVVAGPTAVKDEVASKVRLLARGLRVVEDTVSSGGIEGVYEVMRRQSVLEALNEMNSVRAESILDEFMKLVSTSPDLVAYTLPEVKLAAELGAVRSLVIIDSLLYSIDDSERETAQNIIESVESRGGEVVVITRESPASDTVASMGGVIAILRYKVPRELREAQRPP comes from the coding sequence ATGGAGGTCAGGCTGCTGGACTCCAAGGCCAGGTACATAGAGGTGCTGCCCAGAAGCGAGGAGGACCTGTGGACGTTAGCTATGACCTTAAGGCAGGGGGACCTTATCAGGACTGTCGTCACCCGTGACGTGAGCGGAAGGGACGCAAAGAGCAAGGAGAGGAGGCCCATCGAGGTCCTGTTAAGGGTTGAGAACGTTGAATTTCAGCCGTTCACTGGGGCCCTGAGGATCTTTGGCGTCATTGAGGAGGGCCCAGACAGGTTCGGCGTCAAGGGCAAGCACCAGTCGGCCTACATAGGGCTCAACCAGTGGGTAACCCTCATAAGGGACGGGGGGTGGAGCCAGAGGATTATAGAGAAGCTGAGGGCGAGCGGGCCCAGGGGCAAGGCAATTATACTCGCTGTTGACTACGAGAGCTACGCGCTGGCGGTCCTGACGCCTGTGGGCCTAAGGGTGCTTTACGAGAACCCCCTCTCCCTGGGCTCCAAGGATGACCCGAGGAGGGAGGCTAACCTTGAGGAGGCTATAGATAGAATTGCCAACGAGCTTGTCGAGCAGGCCTCCAAGGAGAGCGCAAACGTAGTCGTGGTCGCAGGCCCAACTGCTGTGAAGGACGAGGTGGCGTCAAAGGTAAGGCTCCTGGCCCGCGGCCTGAGAGTCGTAGAGGACACCGTCTCCTCTGGGGGCATAGAGGGGGTCTATGAAGTTATGAGAAGGCAGAGCGTGCTGGAGGCGCTTAACGAGATGAATAGCGTTAGGGCTGAGAGCATACTTGACGAGTTCATGAAGCTCGTCTCCACAAGCCCCGACCTGGTGGCCTACACGCTCCCTGAGGTAAAGCTGGCAGCGGAGCTGGGGGCCGTGAGGTCCCTAGTTATAATTGACTCCCTTCTCTACTCCATCGATGATAGTGAAAGGGAGACGGCCCAGAATATAATTGAGAGCGTGGAGTCCAGGGGAGGAGAGGTCGTAGTGATAACCAGGGAGTCCCCGGCATCAGACACCGTGGCCTCCATGGGGGGCGTGATAG